The genomic window AGACCCTTGGTGCAGAGAACCATTCACCTCCTTTTGCCGTCAGCAGGTAGTCTTTGCAGATATCACCGGTCATATGTCCTCCTTTTACAAGAACTGCAGAAGTTCCTTTGTTCTTCAATGTTTCTGCAGTTTTTTCAATGTCGCTTCTTGTCGATGGGATATTTTCAGAGCCTGACAGCGTTGCAGCTTCAGCAAGATTGGGTGTGATAAGTTTTGCCAAGGGAAAGAGCTCTTCGATCATCGCGCTTTTCGCTTCGTCTGAAACAAGTCCGGTTCCGTCGGAAGATTTCAGTACCGTATCGACAATCACCGGTATCGAGGGAAGGCGCCGGAGGGTATCGGCAACGGTCCGGACCGTCGATGCTGATGAAATCATGCCTATTTTAATTGCATTGATTGCTATGTCATCCGTGAGTACCTCGATCTGTTCCTTCACAAAAGATGCTGAAAGTGCTACCGAGTTAAATACACCACGTGTATTCTGAGCGGTGACATCGGTTATGACGCTCAGACCGTAGCAGCCGAGAGCGGCAAAGGTTTTGAGATCCGCCTGTATCCCTGCTCCACCGCTGCCGTCAGAACCCGCAATGGAAAGGACCGTGGTATAGTTTGTCTTTGTTATTGGAGGCATGACTGCATGTTTTGTATGAGTTCCGAGGTCGCTTTTCTGGGATCCGGTGCTTCAGCCACAGCGGAGATAACCGCAATTCCTGTCGCTCCAGCCCTGATTACTTCACCGGCATTTGAAGCTGTAATCCCTCCGATGGCTATAACAGGGATGGATATATGTCGGGAAACCTCGGTAATGCAGCTTGTCCCAAGCGGTTTGCCGGTTTTTTGTTTCGAGGAAGTTGGATAGATGTGCCCTAACCCTACATAGTTGCATCCAGCCCGGACTGCTTCTTCAGCCTCTGCGAGTGATGATATCGACATTCCAAGGATTTTGTTTTTGCCAAGAAGCTTTCTCGCCGGAGCAACTGGGAGATCTCGCTGGCCAAGATGAACACCGTCGGCATTGGCGGTAAGAGCAATATCGACCCGGTCATTGACGATAAATATGGCGTCGTAGACGCGGCAAAGTTTTTGTATGTCTACAGCCCAGTCGTAAAGAGCTGAGCCTGGCGCTGTTTTATTGCGGAGCTGAATCATGCGTGCACCGCCTTCAAGCGCTTTTTCAGACTGTTCTACAGGGCATGATGAGTTTGTTGCAGTTATATAGCAGAGGGTAGGGCGTTCTATTTGCATTTATTGATCGAGCACATTTTTAAAGTTTTCGAGCGTGACGGAAAGATTTTCCGAGATATGAAAAATCGACAGAGCGGCAATGCCATATGCACCGTGATCCAGACATTGCCGGGTGTTTGCCGGAGTGATACCTCCGATAGCGTAAACCGGAATAGAGACGTTTCGAGATACTTTTTCGAGTTTTTCAAGTCCCATGGGGGAGCCGTAACGCTTTTTCAGAGGAGTATCGAATACCGGGCCAAAGATGAGATAATCCGCTCCTTCCGCTTCTGCAGAAAGAGCACTTTGAAGGGAGTGGGTGCTCTTACCCAAAAGCATGTCGGGTGCAGCGGCATGGACCTTTCCAAGGGGAGTGCTGTTTTCGGGAAAATGTGTTCCGTCTGCACCTGTTGCAAGGGTTATGTCGAATCGCTCATTGAGGAAAAGCAGGGAGTTACTGTCATGCATGAGGCTTTTCACCAGCAAGGTCATCTCATAAAGAGTTTTCGCATCGAGATGTTTTTCTCTGATTTGAACGATAGCTGGCAGCTGTGCTGTCAGCTGCCGGACAAGTGCCGGAAGTTCTTGTGCAGGGTAAGGACGCTCAGGGCTGTTGCTTACCATGTAAAGCCGGGGAAGAGTTCTTTTTACCATGCCCGGTTATTCTGTTGCATGTATTACGTTCTCACAATAATGATTTTTCGCTTATTTAAAAAAAGCCTTTGAAAATACATTACATTAATGGATGAAAAGGTTCATCAAATACTGTAAATCATGTCAGAAACCGAAGAAAGACTTTGCAACGCAGGGCTTGCATTGCCTGATATAGCCAATCCGGCAGGAATTTATGTACCGGCTTTGCGATTAGACAACCTTGTCTTCACTTCCGGGCAACTTCCTTTTGTAGAGGGGGTGCTGATGGAGCAGGGAGGAAGGGGAAAAGTAAATGAGATCAATCAGGCTCAGGCTGCAATTGCCGCTCGTGTGGCTGCGCTCAATGCTCTTGCTGCGGTAAAAAGTGTGGTACAGGATCTCGATAATGTTGAAAAGGTCTTGAAACTGACTGTATTTGTGGCAAGCGAGTCATTTTTTACCAATCAACACATTGTGGCAAACGGTGCTTCTGCC from Prosthecochloris marina includes these protein-coding regions:
- the thiE gene encoding thiamine phosphate synthase; this encodes MQIERPTLCYITATNSSCPVEQSEKALEGGARMIQLRNKTAPGSALYDWAVDIQKLCRVYDAIFIVNDRVDIALTANADGVHLGQRDLPVAPARKLLGKNKILGMSISSLAEAEEAVRAGCNYVGLGHIYPTSSKQKTGKPLGTSCITEVSRHISIPVIAIGGITASNAGEVIRAGATGIAVISAVAEAPDPRKATSELIQNMQSCLQ
- a CDS encoding RidA family protein, producing MSETEERLCNAGLALPDIANPAGIYVPALRLDNLVFTSGQLPFVEGVLMEQGGRGKVNEINQAQAAIAARVAALNALAAVKSVVQDLDNVEKVLKLTVFVASESFFTNQHIVANGASAVLYEAFGENGKHTRSAIGVSELPLGASLELELVVGCSF
- the thiD gene encoding bifunctional hydroxymethylpyrimidine kinase/phosphomethylpyrimidine kinase, with amino-acid sequence MPPITKTNYTTVLSIAGSDGSGGAGIQADLKTFAALGCYGLSVITDVTAQNTRGVFNSVALSASFVKEQIEVLTDDIAINAIKIGMISSASTVRTVADTLRRLPSIPVIVDTVLKSSDGTGLVSDEAKSAMIEELFPLAKLITPNLAEAATLSGSENIPSTRSDIEKTAETLKNKGTSAVLVKGGHMTGDICKDYLLTAKGGEWFSAPRVSSINNHGTGCTLSSAIAAYTAKGCDLSEAVRKGKQFTQEALQAGASFILGNGAGPLHHLYGCWDNPSPRGIRPIE
- a CDS encoding thiamine phosphate synthase; this translates as MVKRTLPRLYMVSNSPERPYPAQELPALVRQLTAQLPAIVQIREKHLDAKTLYEMTLLVKSLMHDSNSLLFLNERFDITLATGADGTHFPENSTPLGKVHAAAPDMLLGKSTHSLQSALSAEAEGADYLIFGPVFDTPLKKRYGSPMGLEKLEKVSRNVSIPVYAIGGITPANTRQCLDHGAYGIAALSIFHISENLSVTLENFKNVLDQ